The genomic DNA GAGCAGAAGGTGCGGCTGCTGACCGGCGCGGACTTCTGGTCCCTCCACCCCGAACCCGCCGTCGGCCTACGCCGGTTGGTCCTCTCGGACGGACCCGCCGGAGTCCGCGGCGAGCTGTGGGACGAACGCAGCCCCTCCGCCAACGTGCCCTCGCCCACCGCACTCGCCGCCACCTGGGACGAACCGCTGGTCGAACGGCTCGGCGGACTGCTCGCCCACGAGGCACGCGGCAAGGGCGTCGACGTCCTCCTCGCCCCCACCGTGAACCTGCACCGAACTCCTTACGGCGGACGGCACTTCGAGTGCTTCAGCGAGGACCCGCTGCTCACCGCCCGAGTCGGCGTCGCCTATGTCCGGGGCGTCCAGGGCGGCGGCGTGGCGGCCACCGTCAAGCACTTCGTCGGCAACGACTCGGAGACCCAGCGCATGACGCTCGACGCGCGCATCGGCGAACGCGCCCTGCGGGAGCTGTACTTGGCGCCGTTCGAGCGGATCGTCGGCGAGGGCGGGGTCTGGGCGGTCATGGCCGCCTACAACGGGGTCAACGGGTACTCGATGACCGAGAGCCCGCTGCTGCGCGAAATCCTGCACGACGACTGGGACTTCGACGGTCTGGTGATGTCGGACTGGTTCGCGGCGCGCACCACCGAGCCGTCCGCCCGTGCGGCGCTCGACCTGGTGATGCCCGGCCCGATCGGCCCGTGGGGCGACGCGTTGGTGGCCGCCGTACGCAAGGGCAAGGTCGACGAGTCACTCGTCGACGACAAGGTGCTGCGGCTCCTGCGCCTCGCCGCCCGGGTAGGTGCGCTGAGCGACATATCCGCCACCACCCAGCCGCCCCATCACGACGCGGCCTCCGTGGCGGCCCGACTGCGCGAGACGGCCGCCGCCGGATTCGTGCTGGCCCGCAACGAGGGCGCCCAACTGCCCCTGGACCGCGCGTCCTTGACCCGGGTCGCCGTCCTCGGCCCGAACGCCGCCGTGGCCCGGACGCTCGGCGGCGGCAGCGCCACCGTCTTCCCGTCCTACGCCGTCTCGCCCCTCGACGGCATCCGCGCCGCCCTGGGCGACGACGTCGAGGTCACCCACGCCATCGGCGTCACCCCGCAGACCCGCGTACCCGCGGCGGCACTCACCCACCTCCGCCACCCCGACGGATCCGGCCCGGGCGTGGAGGTGAGCTTCCTGTCCGAGGACGGAACCCTGCTCGGCTCCGAGCGCCGTACCGGCGGCGCCTACACCTGGATGGGCTCGTACGGCCCCGGAGTGCCGACCGGCCAGGTCGCCCGGGTGCGGGCACGCACCGTGGTCCGCGCGACCGTCGCCGGCCGGTACGCCATCGGCGGCTCGGGCATCGGACGCTTCCGGCTGTCCGTGGCAGGGGCCGAGG from Streptomyces sp. NBC_01478 includes the following:
- a CDS encoding beta-glucosidase family protein, encoding MNRQPITDASSADDEAEFARRLCALTLEQKVRLLTGADFWSLHPEPAVGLRRLVLSDGPAGVRGELWDERSPSANVPSPTALAATWDEPLVERLGGLLAHEARGKGVDVLLAPTVNLHRTPYGGRHFECFSEDPLLTARVGVAYVRGVQGGGVAATVKHFVGNDSETQRMTLDARIGERALRELYLAPFERIVGEGGVWAVMAAYNGVNGYSMTESPLLREILHDDWDFDGLVMSDWFAARTTEPSARAALDLVMPGPIGPWGDALVAAVRKGKVDESLVDDKVLRLLRLAARVGALSDISATTQPPHHDAASVAARLRETAAAGFVLARNEGAQLPLDRASLTRVAVLGPNAAVARTLGGGSATVFPSYAVSPLDGIRAALGDDVEVTHAIGVTPQTRVPAAALTHLRHPDGSGPGVEVSFLSEDGTLLGSERRTGGAYTWMGSYGPGVPTGQVARVRARTVVRATVAGRYAIGGSGIGRFRLSVAGAEVFDVRLQLPPGADLVEGLMTPPQRLHTVELAEGEETEIVLTHDIVSSDEALGDAVTMFQLNVQPPHGSDDEEIERAVALAREAEVAVVVVGTTEEVESEGFDRDNLALPGRQDELVRRIAEANPRTVVVVNSGAPVLLPWADEVAAVLLAWFPGQEFGNALADVLLGIAEPGGRLPTTWPVSEHGLPATEPIDGVLAYDEGLFIGYRGDGRTGYQPPRYAFGHGLGYTTWDYVSIDVPGELPPGAELAVEVRIRNSGTRHGKEVVQVYAGRSGGDVERPLRWLAGFAAVEAAPGEEVVATVTVDARAFEHWDTESGAWATESGTFTLQAGPSSTTLPLTADVTVSRP